From Oncorhynchus mykiss isolate Arlee chromosome 6, USDA_OmykA_1.1, whole genome shotgun sequence, the proteins below share one genomic window:
- the LOC118964963 gene encoding leucine-rich repeat-containing protein 4C-like: MLITMISSLQRQTMRDPRLRGARSYPLFVLLLALQILAVAGLVRAQTCPSVCSCSNQFSKVICTRRSLRDVPDGISTNTRYLNLQDNLIQVIKVDSFKHLRHLEILQLSKNHIRNIEIGAFNGLASLNTLELFDNRLTTIPNGAFEYLSKLKELWLRNNPIESIPSYAFNRVPSLRRLDLGELKRLSYISDGAFQDLSNLRYLNLGMCNLKEIPNILPLVRLEELEMSGNQISVIGPGSFAGLANLQKLWMMHAQIQTIERNSFDDLQSLVELNLAHNNLTLLPHDLFTPLHRLERVHLHHNPWNCNCDILWLSWWLKETVPANTSCCARCHTPANYRGRYIGELEHSYFQCDVPVIVEPPADRNVTEGMAAELKCRTSSLTSVSWLTPNGSLVTHGAYKVRLAVLNDGTLNFTTVTMQDTGTYTCMVSNTAGNISASAVLNVTSVENSGVTYFTTVTVETTETVDDSQTPALPPIGWVSSSTTRGPPVQTRTTERTYTVSVLDLDGEGDRGLEEVMKTTKIIIGCFVAITLMAAVLLVIFYKMRKQNHQQDPDGPASSMEVITVEEELAGVAAMETHLHLPPLEHYNHYNTYRSTYHHSHTQEPLLIQASSKDNVQETQI; the protein is encoded by the coding sequence ATGCTGATCACAATGATCTCCTCCCTCCAGCGCCAGACAATGAGAGATCCTAGGCTGAGGGGGGCTCGGTCCTATCCCCTCTTCGTGCTACTGTTGGCCCTCCAGATCCTGGCGGTGGCCGGCCTGGTGCGTGCCCAGACCTGCCCCTCTGTCTGCTCCTGCAGCAACCAGTTCAGCAAGGTGATCTGCACCCGCCGGAGCCTGCGCGATGTCCCCGACGGCATCTCAACCAACACACGTTACCTGAACCTGCAGGACAACCTCATCCAGGTGATCAAGGTGGACAGCTTCAAGCATCTACGGCACCTGGAAATCCTGCAGCTGAGCAAGAACCACATCCGCAACATCGAGATTGGCGCCTTCAACGGCCTGGCCAGTCTCAACACCCTGGAGCTGTTCGACAACCGTCTCACCACCATCCCCAATGGGGCCTTCGAGTACCTCTCGAAGCTCAAGGAGCTGTGGCTGAGGAACAACCCCATTGAGAGCATCCCGTCGTACGCCTTCAACCGGGTCCCCTCGCTGCGAAGACTGGACCTTGGAGAGCTCAAGCGGCTCTCCTACATCTCAGATGGAGCCTTCCAGGACCTCAGCAACCTGCGCTACCTAAACCTGGGCATGTGCAACCTCAAGGAGATCCCCAACATCCTACCCTTGGTCAGGCTGGAGGAGCTAGAGATGTCAGGGAACCAAATCTCTGTCATAGGGCCTGGCTCTTTCGCAGGGCTGGCGAACTTGCAGAAGTTGTGGATGATGCACGCTCAGATCCAGACCATCGAGAGGAACTCCTTTGACGACCTCCAGTCCCTGGTGGAGCTCAACCTGGCCCACAACAACCTCACCCTGCTGCCCCATGACCTGTTCACCCCCCTGCACCGCCTGGAGAGAGTCCATCTGCACCATAACCCCTGGAACTGTAACTGTGACATCCTGTGGCTTAGCTGGTGGCTGAAGGAGACAGTGCCTGCCAACACCAGCTGCTGTGCCCGCTGCCACACCCCAGCCAACTACAGGGGTCGCTACATCGGCGAGCTAGAGCACAGCTACTTCCAGTGCGATGTGCCTGTCATCGTGGAGCCGCCGGCGGACCGCAACGTCACAGAGGGCATGGCGGCTGAGCTCAAGTGCAGAACGAGCTCGTTGACCTCGGTCAGCTGGCTCACCCCCAACGGGTCTCTGGTGACCCACGGGGCGTACAAGGTGCGCCTGGCCGTCCTCAACGACGGGACGTTGAACTTCACCACCGTCACCATGCAGGACACGGGGACTTACACCTGCATGGTGAGCAACACGGCGGGCAACATCTCTGCCTCTGCCGTGCTCAACGTCACCTCGGTGGAGAACAGCGGCGTCACCTACTTCACCACAGTCACCGTGGAGACCACAGAGACAGTCGACGACAGCCAGACTCCTGCTCTTCCACCGATTGGCTGGGTATCATCTTCGACCACCAGGGGGCCTCCAGTCCAGACCAGGACCACAGAGCGGACCTACACCgtctctgttctggacctggatGGGGAGGGGGACCGCGGCTTGGAGGAGGTGATGAAGACCACCAAGATCATCATCGGCTGCTTTGTGGCCATCACGCTCATGGCCGCCGTCTTGCTGGTCATTTTCTACAAGATGAGGAAGCAGAACCACCAGCAGGACCCCGATGGCCCCGCCTCCTCCATGGAGGTCATCACAGTGGAGGAGGAGCTCGCCGGTGTTGCTGCAATGGAGACCCACTTACACCTGCCCCCATTGGAGCATTACAACCATTACAACACTTACAGGAGCACCTACCACCACTCCCACACACAGGAACCTTTACTGATTCAAGCCAGCTCAAAAGACAATGTGCAAGAGACCCAAATTTGA